A window of Saimiri boliviensis isolate mSaiBol1 chromosome 1, mSaiBol1.pri, whole genome shotgun sequence genomic DNA:
TGTCCAGTTGATCCATTCCTGACCCTCCACCACTTCCCAGAGTTTTGGAATGAGTGGTGCTAGCAGGTTAGAGCAAGCTCCCTCTGTTGTTCCTTTTCGGAGCTGGCTTGGctttccttgctttctctttttctaaactCAGCCTGttcggtaaaaaaaaaaaaaaaaaaaaaaaaacctcctggtGAGCTTTTGAATTAACTGTCCACAGAAACTAACTTGGAGGGAAAGTGACGTGTTCACAGCATTGTATCCTCTTACTGGGAAACTTTTGTCTCCCAGAATTCATTTCTCCCTTCTTAGTTCACCCAGGTAAACCTGAGTGTTCTCTTTCATCAAGGACTGGATCACAACCACTACGGATAAAAGCTCTTATTACCCTACTTCCCCTTGAAGACAAGAAGGGCTGGAGACAAACTGACAAATGAGATTTGAAAGGGAACAGAACAATGTGCTTTGCTTTGGGGAAACAGGCTATTCAGGATGGTGACCTTGGGAATGCAGCTGACAGTCAGCCAAGACAAGCCCCTGGGCCTCCTGGACTCCTCCAACAACTCTGAAAACAGGCAGCTTTGCAGAAGCAACTAGAAAATCCCCAAGTTCACCAGTCCTATGGGCTAGGGGCTGGTCTTAACTAAcctacagttttgtttttgtggacAGTTAATTCACAGGCCCTACAGGCTAGAAGCTGGCCTTAACTCCCCCTAATTCCAACATACAGATAAAGAAAGTGAAGTTAGGAGGTTGGAGAGGGACAAACCTAGATGAACCTGGCCTCTTCTGTTTCTCCAGACTTGAACTTGACTTAGCAGGAGGGTGGGGTGCCATCTGAAGGTAGGGAGAATTCACTGTGTCCCCGGGCTGCACCCCAGCCCCAAACAGACCAGCCAAGTCTCagggtttcacttttttttttttttttttttttttttgacaccgagtcctgctgtgtcacccaggctggagtgtagtggtgccacctcactacaacctccacttcctgggttcaagcaattctcctgcctcagcctcctgggtagctgggtttacatgtacacaccatcatgcctggctattttttgtatttttaatagagacaggatttcaccatgttggccaggctggtctcaaactcctaatctgaggtgatccacccacctcagcctcccaaagtgctgggattacagatgtgagccaccacgcccagccagggtTTCACTCTTAACTGGGTGGCTCCCTTGAAGTAGGCTCCCCTACTGCTCCACATCCTTCCCTGATTTAAGAAGAGACCAGTCCTTGGGGAcgggagggggaagaaaaaaaagaagagaccaGTCCTTGGCTCATGCTGTTGATGGGATTTATTGTCACTCTCCCAAGGTCAGCAGGGGTAGGGGATACCAGCCACACCTCACCACGATCATAGGTGGCACTGAGCCACCTGGCACTATCTCCACGTGCTCCACATGGAGGGGTCCATCCTCACTGGCAGCAGCTGcacttctctgcctctgcctcggCCCCCTCTCCACCTTTGCACACACAGTCCTTGGCACACTTCTTACACTCCGcagggcagcaggagcagcagcctgCAGATAAAATGGGAGATGCCCAGTCTGGTGCACACCCCCTCCAATCGTTCCCCATCAAAGCGAAGGGAAGGGTGCTGGGTGGAGAATCATTCTCGTTCATTCTGCCGGGGCTGGTCTCAGCCCCCTTCCTAGTCTCATGCCTGCTTTGACTCAGCATCTATGTCTCAGCAGTGGCATCCTGCATCACTGCAGGAGAGGGGTACCCAGGAAATAGACCAGGGCCCTTTGGATGGATGCCAGGGAGTCCTGGGGGCTACTGGGCTTAAGCCCAGGTTGGGCGGGTACTAGGCCTTAAGGAGAAAGCATCACAGGGTAAACGACCTTGAAAGGGGTCTTGAAGGATAAACATGGGAGGGGCAGATATGGTGCAGGTGTAGGGGGCCCAGGAAAGCcttggggatggggtggggaccTGTGCCTAGTCTTATACATAGGGAAGAAGGGAGCCTTCCTCCCACCTCTTACTCCCTGTGCGTATTACACTGCTGTGAGCTGGGGAAGATTTTGAGGAGGTCAGATTGAGGGAATCCATAAGGCCTGAGAAAGACCAAGGGACTGGAACTCCGGAGCTGATCCCCAGCCTCACTAATGGCTTCCCTGGGTTTTAAGGGGTTTGAAGGGTGGGGCAGGAAAGGCTGGACAAGCGTAGGAGCCCTCAATCCCAGCTGCCATCTATAGAGCGTCCCAAGCCTAGGCCATCAATTTCTGGGAATGGGGTAGGGGCATCTGTATTTTAAGGTCTGCCCAGGTTGTTCTGTTCCACCAAGAGTCAGAAACCACAGGATCGGGGCCCGCATCCTGCGTGGTAAGACACCGATTCCGCAAAGCAGGGGGGACGGTGGCAGAGGGAAGGGGTCCCCACACTCACTCTTCTTGCAGGAGGTGCATTTGCATCCCTCGCACTTGCAGGAGTCCGCGCAGGTGCAGGAGCCACCTAGAGAGGGCGACGCCACAGAAAGGGTTAATGTGGACAAACTTAGGGGTCCCCACGCCTGTCACGCAGAGATAGGGTGCCAAGCCTCCCTGGTCTCCGCGACACAGGCATGCCCGCCCTTCACAAGGTGAAGAATAGGGAATCAGAAGCCCTTCCCCCAAGTGTCCTTGAGCGAAGGCGCAGGGCGTGGagttctttgcagggacaggggCGCGCTGCGCCGCAGGATGGGAGCGGGGACGGAGGCTCACCAGAAGGGCAGGGACAGGGCTCAGGGTCCATGTCGAGGCGAGCAGCCGCTAGAGGCGGTGAACGGGCTTCTCCAGGCAACTGGACGCGCGGCTTGGCAAGTGAAAGCAGGTGGGGAGGCTTTTATAGCCCTGGGCGGGGGCGCGCATGCCAAGCCCGCGGGGCGCCAGCCCTTGCGCACTGCGCCCGCTCCTTCCGTTTGTGCGCTCCGGCCCGGCGCACGCACTGCGGCATTTGTCGCCCGCTCCCGCCGTGTGTGTGCACAGCCGGGGCCCGCTCGCCCACGCCGGCGCGTGCacacccactcccaccccacaGCCGCATGCACGGTCCGTTTGCCGCCGCCACGCGCGCACTGCCAACCCACTCCCCGCGTGGGTCCCGCAGGGGACGTGGTCGCTGCAGCAGCCGCCACCGCGAGCGCGCACGTACCATCCGCGAAAGTGGAGGGAAAGGCACTTTGCATATTTCCCAGCCCTTCCCTGACTCTCATCCCCTTCATTCTAGAATTCTCCAGGGAGCCAGATCCGTTCAAATGGGTTGCTGAGTTGGGGGCAGAAAGAACCCCCTCACACTGAGCCCGACACTGACTCTTGCATCCTCCGCGTGCCACTGGCAAGGGGCGTGTTCCATTTCCCCGCTGCCCTGCTTGGCATCTTCAGATCCTTGACTCCTATCCCTCCATTATACAGGTAAGAAAAAGTGAGGCCAGAGAATAGGATATGTGCATAGGTCCCAGAATGAGCCTGAGGCCACGCCAGGCCTAGAACTAAGAACTCAGGTACCTAGAGGGATTGTCAGTGGGGGGCATGTTAAAATCAGGGCAGCCGtgagatttttctgtttataaaaaggAGGCTcgaagtggtggctcacgcctgtaatcccaacactttgggagtcccaggcgggaggatggcttgaacctaggaattggaatcagcctggacaacatggtgagacctgcttttataaaacttaaaaaattagctgggtgtgatggcatgcacctgtagtcccagctacttgggagactgaggcaagaggattgcttgagcccaggaagctgatgaggctgaagtgagccttaatgcaccactgcactccagcctgggtcacagagcaagactctgtctcaaaaagaaaagagcgTCTAGGTAAAATAAGATTAATCAGtgcttatattaatataagggaTCTGGGtgcaaaatgaaaggaaaagaggtCTAAGGTGCCAAGGAGAATCATTTGTGACTGAGCAGGGTAGTGCAAGTGAGAATGAGACCCCAAGAAGTGGAGAAGAGAGAGATTGCTCTTCAAAAGGGAGAGCCATTCAGGGGCCTAGATGAAGTTTGGGGGACAGCAAAGAAGGGACCAGAGCTGGGAGAGGATCTCtataaaaggcatttttaaaaatgttattgtgggccaggcacgatgattcacacctgtaatcccagcactttgggaggccgaagcgggcagatcacaaggtcaggagatggagaccattctggctaacatggtgaaaagctgttcttactaaaaatacaaaaaattagcagggcatggtgacgcacacctgtagtcccagctactcaggaggccgaggcaggagaattgctttgaagctgggaggtggaagttgcagtgagccgagatcacaccactacactcctgcctggtcaacagaacgagactctgtctcaaaaaaaaaaaaaaaaaaaaaagttactgtgaAGTGTGTGACTGTCACTGTCTCTGTTGTCCCTCTGAGACTTTCTGAAAATCTACCTTGCTTGCCAATGCTTTCAGAGAAGGGGTTGTGTTTCCGGGTAGATGGAGCCCAGCATTAAGATGGCTCCCATtaagaggctggggtgggaggattgctcgagcctgagagtttgagtcagcagtgagctatgatcataccactgaactgcagcctggatgacagagcaagaccgtgtacCTTTCCCGCAAAAAAGATGGCCCCCAAATGAAGGCAGGGACAGAGGAGGTGTTTGACAAAGAACTAGTCACACCTGAGTAACCTAATAAGGAAATTCATCCTGAAATGAGAGTTTTTAAAGCAAAGCCCTGGGCAGGGTGAGAGCAGCTGTATGCAGTGCCATCACAGGGGAGGGGTACCCACGCCAACCAAGGCTAACCAAGGTCCAAAACTGAGCCCTATATGGAGAGTTGGAGACTGTATTCAAGTGCAGGCTCACACTGACAGCGGAGGTTCCAGCCCACTGGACAGTTGGTGTCCTTGCTATACGTCTCAATGACTGGAATATCAGATCTCAGAGTCTGCCAACTCTAGCATCACCCAGTCACTCGTTTCTTAGCTTTCATTTTGCCTAAGGGCACtcttgagggactgtgttaaggaaaaaatCGTCTCTTACCCGGTGCAcgaggggcgtggtttcaaaggcaagagttTCCCAGCGCCACACCTCCATCCACGCCCCCATCCAGGAACTTAAAGTTCTTTGTCTAGGTTTCCCGAAGGCCAGGCAGAGGAATCCAGGTGGGCTTTTTTTGTCCAAAAAGCCCGcggaaagctctgggaggagggggctctgttgcTGGTTAAAACTCCGCTGCTCCTTACCTATACGGATATCCCTTCCGgattcccctcccacaacagcgtgggagcatgcacctgtagtcccagctactcgggaagctgaggcagggagaatcgcttgaacctgggaggcagaggttgctgtgagccgagattgcgccactgcactctagcctgggcaacagagccagactccgtctcaacaaaaaaaaaaaaaaaaaaaaaaaaaaagaagaaaaaagaatttaagcagGAAAGAGCAAGGAGGATCATTGATTGTTTTTCTTCACTGGTATCTCTGAAATGCTTATAACAGTGCCCAGTACATGGTAGACATTCAAGACTCAGTTACTtgatgagagaatgaatgaatgagtctgaGGTCATGCTAGTTGAGTTTACAGTGTGACTCTGCCGCTTAATAGTAATATggcagccaggcatgatggtgtgcacctgtagtcc
This region includes:
- the MT3 gene encoding metallothionein-3, translating into MDPEPCPCPSGGSCTCADSCKCEGCKCTSCKKSCCSCCPAECKKCAKDCVCKGGEGAEAEAEKCSCCQ